The Thermococcus eurythermalis genomic sequence GAAGGGGACGAGAAGGATAGTCCTCGACATCGGCAGGTGCATAAGGTGCGCGAGGTGCGAGGAGGTCTGTCCGACCGGAGCGATAAGGCTAACGCAGGAGTTCGAAGCGGCGAGCGACGACAGAAGCTCTCACGTGGAGGTAGTGGAGCTGAGGCTCGCAAGGTGCAGGGGCTGTGGAAAGTACACTGACTACACCGAGAGACAGCTCCAGAAAGTCCTCTCAATGATACCTCCCGGCATCGTTGAGTTCGACAGGGTGAGAGAGAAGCTCCCGCTCTGCAGGAAATGTAAGAGGCTCCTGACGGTTGTTAACGCCACAAAGTTCGAGGAGGAGATGAGAGAATGAAGCTCAGGTCCGTTTGGGTCTTTCACCTCAACACCGGGGCGTGCAACGGCTGTGACATAGAGATACTCGACGTCCTCACCCCCTACTACGACGTTGAAAGGCTGGGTGTCAAGCTCGTCTCAACTCCCAGGCACGCTCACGCCTTACTGGTCACCGGGCCCCTAACGAGGCAGTCCTACTACGCCGCCAAAAGGGCCTACGAGGCAATGCCCCCGAAGCCGAGGATAGTCATCGCCATAGGCACCTGCGCCTGCAGTGGCGGAATCTTCTACAACAGCTACGCCGTGAGGCGGGAGTCAGAAAGGCTCGGACTGGAGTACCCGAGGGCCGGAGGAACCTCTGAGTTCCTGCCGGTGGACGTGTATATTCCGGGGTGCCCGCCAAGGCCGGAGGAGATACTCTACGGGCTCGCGCTCCTGCTCGGGATTGCCGAGAAGAAGCTGTCCCCTCGCCACTACAGGGACGAAGAGTTCGTCCTCCCGCGCACCCAGTTCAAGGCATGGGTTGAGGTAATCCTCAAGGCGAGAATCAGGAAGGAGCTCGGCTACTTCGACGGCTACAGGCTCCTTGAGAGGTTTATGAAGCTCGTGGACGTTGCAGAGACGCCGGAAGCCCTCAAGAAGCTTGTCGAAGAAGAGAAACTCAAAGAAAAGGACAGCCGGCTCAGGTATGGACTGAATAAGCTCTATGAGCACTACTTAGAGGTGGTGAGGACGTATGAAGACATACTTGGTCAGAAAAGGAGAGTACTTGGAGTTCAAAAATGACGTCGCACGGGTGCTCGATCACTTCGAGTCCAACTTTTCAACCGAGGAAATCGTCGGAGAAGTCAGCGAGAGGAGTGCGGAGCTGGTCGAGAAGGGTGTGACGGATATAGACGCCTACCCGGAGGAGGATAGGGAGACGATAGCCAGACTGCTCCCCGAGATAGAGAAGGGCCTCATAGCCGTGAGGAGGGTCTTTAGATGATTGAGACGGCAATTTACGTGCTGTTTGCGGTTTACGGGCTCTCAGGCCTGCTCTACTTCATCAGGCTACTCAGGGGGCCAACCGTGGTGGACTCAATCCTCGCCGCGGACTGTGTGTCCCTCGATGTCGCGCTGATAGCGCTGCTCCTGTCAATCTACTATAGGAACTCGTTCCTGGCAGTCGGGGCGCTGTTCCTGGTGCTCTGGGCGTTTATCCTGGACGTGTTCGCGGCCAAATACCTCACGAGAGGGGAGGTGGGAACTTGATACTCACGGTCATCGGGCTTATACTCCTCGCCATAGGCGCAGTCTGCGACCTCCTCGGTGCGATAGGAATGCACCGGTTTAACACGTTCTACCTCAGACTGCACGCCGCGACCGTCGGCACCGTTGGAGGAAAGTTCTACCCGCTCCTCGGAGTGGCGTTTATAGCGGCAGAGCAGGGCCTGTGGCCAGTGGTCGGAATCTCGGTACTTGCGGCGCTCCTCGTCCTGGTCACGACCCCAGTGGGAAGCCACGCACTCGCCTACGCCGCGAGCAAAGCCAGGATAGTGGAGATGGAGCTTGACGAGTTCAGGGGGGAGGAAGATGTTTGAGCTGGCGGCGGTTTTCCTCCTGTGCGCAGTGGCCCTCAGCTACCTCATAGTCACCGAGACAGACCTGCTGAAGGCAGTCGCATATTCTGGCGTCTTCGGGGGACTCATACTGCTGACGCTGTACGTTCTGATGGCCCCCGACGTAATCCTCGCGTACGTTGCAATATCCGTGGGACTCTCCACCGGCCTTATGGTGTTCGTGGTAAGCAAAACGACGAGACACGAGGTGGTCTGAAGTGAGGAAGGTCATCACGCTCTCCATCATCATGCTGGCGGTCATAGCGGGGGCGTACTACCTCTCCCCACACCTGCCCCCCAAGACGGAGCTGAACGCGCTTGGCGAGTTCTACATTAGAAACAGCTACTTCGGGGAGCACTCCGCCGGTTCGCCGGAAGTCGTGACTGCAATCCTCTGGGACTACAGGGGTCTTGATACGTACTTTGAGACCGCCGTCCTGTTCATGGCAATAATCGGCGCGGTCTCAATCTTCAGGAACATGCCCAGCGTGAGCTTCCACCCGCGCGGCTTCACCGACATCACCAGAACCGGAGTGAAGATAGTCGGACTCATTACCTTCGTAGCGGCCGCCACGACCGCGTTCCACGGCCACATAACGCCCGGAGGTGGCTTCCAGGGCGGTTCAATGCTCGCCGTGGTGCCCCTGCTGGTAATAGTTGCGTTCTCCAAGAAGGCCCTTGAGAAGGCTGGGCTCACCAAGGAGAGGGCCCTCGTCATTAGGACGATAGGCCTCCTCACAATAGCCATCGTCGCGTTCTACCCCCTCCTCGCGGGAGGCTACTTCATGCAGAACCTGCCGGTGTACCCGAAGGAGCTCCACGGAATGCTCGTCAGCGGAAGCCTGTCCCTCTTCAACATGGCGGAGTTCCTTGCGGTTGGAGCAGGGTTCACGATAATATTCCTGCTCCTTTCAAACCCTGAGGGGGGGAGCGAAGCATGACGTTTGCCCTCGCGCTGATAGTGAGCAGCATAGCCGCGATCATCGTAATTTCACTCTACGGCGTAGCCGTGAGGCCAAACCTCGTGAAGAAGATAATCTGCCTCAGCATATTCTCCGACATCATCAACGTGGCCGTCATACTGCTCGGCTACCGCGCCGTCGAGAGGCCCCTCCCTCCGGTGCTCACAGACTACTCGCAGAAGGGCGTTGAGGAGCTCGTTAGGGGGGCCGTTGACCCGCTTCCGCAGGCCCTCACCATCACCGCGATAGTCATTGGCCTGGCAATAACCGTGCTCATGGCCTACGGTGCTATCCATATCCAGAGGAAGTACGGCACCGTGGACGTTAGAAAGCTCGCGAGGTGGGAGGAATGAGGTTCCTGCCGGTGACCCTGCTCGCGTTCATACTGTACATCATAATAACCGGCTCGGCCACTCCGTACGACATCGCAACGGGGGCAGTAACAGCGGTCATTGCGGGCCTGCTCTTCGGCAGGTATCTGGTGAAGAACCCCAAGAAGGCCCTCAACCCTGCAAGATGGGTTGCCATGGTGGCCTACTTCATCAAGTACATCACGGTAATCGAGCTCAAGGCCCACCTGGACGTCATAAAGCGCATAATCTCCGGCGAGACGAACCCGGGCATCATTAAGGTCCCCATCACCGTGAAGGACGAGTACGCCCGGTTCCTGGTCGCGAACTCGATAACGAACACCCCGGGCACCGTAACGGTGTACATGGACGAGGAATACGCCTACGTCAACTGGATAGACGTGAAGACGAGAGACCCTGACGAGGCCAGGAAGGAGATCCTTGAGGAGTTCGAAAAACACGCGAAGAGGATTTTTGAGGGGTGATACAGATGAACGCACTGATACTCCCCACGATTCCAATGGCGTTTGCGTTCGCGCTCCCCGTCTTATCCCAGATACTTAAGGGCAACAGGAAGTTCGTCAACGCCTACGCCATGGTAGTCACGGGCCTGACGTTCGTGCTGAGCCTTGACGTCTTCAGGGCGGCGTACTCCTCAGAAAAGCCGCTGATTTACACCTTCGGCGGGTGGAAGGCCCCGATAGGCATAATATACGAGGTGGACAGGTTCGGGGCGCTGCTCGCTCTCACGACGTCGTTCCTCATGTTCATAATAACGTTCTACTCGGTCAGGTACCTTGAGCGCGAGACCGGCGTCGAGTGGTACTACACACTCTACCTCGGGCTTGAGGCCGGACTCCTGGGGATATTCCTCACCGGAGACGCGTTCAACCTCTTCGTAATGCTCGAGGTCACGGCAGCCGCCGCCTACGGGCTTGTGATGTTCTACACCGAGGAAGGCTATCCAGCCTACTCCGGTGTCAGGTACGCCATCATAAGCTCCATTGGAACGACCTTCTACTTCCTGGCGCTCGGCGTGCTCTACTACGGCTTCGACACTGTGAACTTCGCAGACCTCGCGGCGAAAGCCAGAGGCTACCCGTTCCCGGTGTCAGAAGCTTCCGGCAACCTCCTGATGGCATTCGCCCTCGCGATGGCACTCATAACGTGGGCGTTCACCATAAAGTCTGCAATCATGCCAAACCACTTCTGGCTTCCGGGGGCACACTCCTCAGCGCCGTCCCCGATATCGGCAGTCCTGAGTGGCCTTGTGGTCAACGCGGGCATTTACGGTCTGGCAAGGTTCATCTGGCTGTTCACAGGGGTTCCAGAGTTTGAAAACGCTGTGAGGGCAGTCTCAACGGTGCTGATAGGGCTTGGTGCGGTATCGGCACTGCTGGCATCTCTGGCAATGACCGCACACGACGACGTCAAGAGGATTGTCGCCTACTCAACGATCCTCCACATGGGATACCTCGCAATGGCGGTAGGTCTGCGGACTGAACTCGGAACCAAGGCAATGGTCTTCCACATGCTCAACCACTCACTGGGTAAGGCGCTCCTCTTCCTTGCGGTCGGTGTCTTTATCCACGAGGCCGGAAGCAGAAAACTCCAGGACCTCGCTGGACTCGGCAAGAAGATGCCCCTCACAACGGTAAGCCTCGCCATAGCGACGATATCCCTCGTCGGCCTTCCGCCGACCAACGTGTTCTTCAGCAAGCTCGTGCTCTACTACGCCTACATGGAGAAGAGCGTGGCCCTTGTAGTCGTCCTCGTGCTCTCAAGCGTCTTTGCACTGGTAAGCTACATGAAGATGCTCTACTGGCTCTGGATTAAGAAGGCCGAGAACAGCACCGATGCGAAAGAGCCCAAGAGCATGGTTGCGGTGCTGCTGTTGCTGGCCGTGCTGTGCCTTGCGATTGGAATCCTCTCGCCACTGATACTCGAAGACGTGATTGACCCCACCGCAGTGCAGGCCCTCGACGTCGAGGGATACATACAGGCGGCCATAAACGTCCTTGGAGGGAAGTGAAATGCCCCTTGAACTCCTGAAAAGGCACTACTGCGACAACCTGCTTGCAGTTGCGCAGGTGAGGGACACCCTGCTGGTAATACTAAGGGAGGGGGACAAGGTCGAACTGCTGGCCGATGCGGCTGAAAACGTCTTCGAACCCCTCGCCGAGAAGGGCTACGACGTAATGCTGTGGCTCTCGGACTCAATTGACACGCTCCACCCCGAAGTGTTCGGTGGTATGGACGACTTTCGTATTTTGTACGACCCAGAGGACTTCCTCTCACGCCATCTTCCGAAGTTGTTGGAGATGAAAGGAGCCCTTCCAACCGTCAAAAACCTTGACAAGATGCTGGTTAAGGAGGTGGTAAGATGAACGGAATGAGGTTTGCATTCCTGTGTAGAGAAAAGCCCAGCCCCACCGGGAAGAAGGTCGCCATCATAGGTGCGGGGCCTGCTGGCCTCAGCGCCGCGGGCTATCTCGTCTGCCACGGCCACGATGTCCACGTTTACGACAAGCTCCCAGAGCCTGGAGGACTGATGCTCTTCGGAATCCCCGAGTTCAGAATCCCCATCTACCGCGTCAGAGAGGGATACAAGGAGCTCGAAAACGTCTTTGAAGTCAAGTTTTACCCGAACACCAAAGTAAGCTTTGGGGACGAGGAAGAAGAGGGAGACGACTTCGTCAAGAACGTCGTGGACTTCAACGAGCTCGTCCAGAACTACGACGCCGTCCTAATCGCCACGGGGACGTGGAAGTCCTTTATCCCGGACATAGAAGGCGTCGAGCTTGAGGGCGTCTACCCGGCGCTGGGCTACCTGTTCAGGATAAAGAGCGCCAAACTCGGCCACCTGGACTGGAGCGAG encodes the following:
- a CDS encoding 4Fe-4S dicluster domain-containing protein, whose translation is MPVTKYYPFEPEQAPPEYRGIPVIDPRLCVGCAACVNACPPDALVKIDDYEKGTRRIVLDIGRCIRCARCEEVCPTGAIRLTQEFEAASDDRSSHVEVVELRLARCRGCGKYTDYTERQLQKVLSMIPPGIVEFDRVREKLPLCRKCKRLLTVVNATKFEEEMRE
- a CDS encoding NADH-quinone oxidoreductase subunit B family protein translates to MKLRSVWVFHLNTGACNGCDIEILDVLTPYYDVERLGVKLVSTPRHAHALLVTGPLTRQSYYAAKRAYEAMPPKPRIVIAIGTCACSGGIFYNSYAVRRESERLGLEYPRAGGTSEFLPVDVYIPGCPPRPEEILYGLALLLGIAEKKLSPRHYRDEEFVLPRTQFKAWVEVILKARIRKELGYFDGYRLLERFMKLVDVAETPEALKKLVEEEKLKEKDSRLRYGLNKLYEHYLEVVRTYEDILGQKRRVLGVQK
- a CDS encoding monovalent cation/H+ antiporter complex subunit F; this translates as MIETAIYVLFAVYGLSGLLYFIRLLRGPTVVDSILAADCVSLDVALIALLLSIYYRNSFLAVGALFLVLWAFILDVFAAKYLTRGEVGT
- the mnhG gene encoding monovalent cation/H(+) antiporter subunit G, with product MILTVIGLILLAIGAVCDLLGAIGMHRFNTFYLRLHAATVGTVGGKFYPLLGVAFIAAEQGLWPVVGISVLAALLVLVTTPVGSHALAYAASKARIVEMELDEFRGEEDV
- a CDS encoding Na(+)/H(+) antiporter subunit B, giving the protein MFELAAVFLLCAVALSYLIVTETDLLKAVAYSGVFGGLILLTLYVLMAPDVILAYVAISVGLSTGLMVFVVSKTTRHEVV
- a CDS encoding MnhB domain-containing protein codes for the protein MRKVITLSIIMLAVIAGAYYLSPHLPPKTELNALGEFYIRNSYFGEHSAGSPEVVTAILWDYRGLDTYFETAVLFMAIIGAVSIFRNMPSVSFHPRGFTDITRTGVKIVGLITFVAAATTAFHGHITPGGGFQGGSMLAVVPLLVIVAFSKKALEKAGLTKERALVIRTIGLLTIAIVAFYPLLAGGYFMQNLPVYPKELHGMLVSGSLSLFNMAEFLAVGAGFTIIFLLLSNPEGGSEA
- a CDS encoding sodium:proton antiporter; this translates as MTFALALIVSSIAAIIVISLYGVAVRPNLVKKIICLSIFSDIINVAVILLGYRAVERPLPPVLTDYSQKGVEELVRGAVDPLPQALTITAIVIGLAITVLMAYGAIHIQRKYGTVDVRKLARWEE
- a CDS encoding Na+/H+ antiporter subunit E, whose amino-acid sequence is MRFLPVTLLAFILYIIITGSATPYDIATGAVTAVIAGLLFGRYLVKNPKKALNPARWVAMVAYFIKYITVIELKAHLDVIKRIISGETNPGIIKVPITVKDEYARFLVANSITNTPGTVTVYMDEEYAYVNWIDVKTRDPDEARKEILEEFEKHAKRIFEG
- a CDS encoding proton-conducting transporter transmembrane domain-containing protein, which produces MNALILPTIPMAFAFALPVLSQILKGNRKFVNAYAMVVTGLTFVLSLDVFRAAYSSEKPLIYTFGGWKAPIGIIYEVDRFGALLALTTSFLMFIITFYSVRYLERETGVEWYYTLYLGLEAGLLGIFLTGDAFNLFVMLEVTAAAAYGLVMFYTEEGYPAYSGVRYAIISSIGTTFYFLALGVLYYGFDTVNFADLAAKARGYPFPVSEASGNLLMAFALAMALITWAFTIKSAIMPNHFWLPGAHSSAPSPISAVLSGLVVNAGIYGLARFIWLFTGVPEFENAVRAVSTVLIGLGAVSALLASLAMTAHDDVKRIVAYSTILHMGYLAMAVGLRTELGTKAMVFHMLNHSLGKALLFLAVGVFIHEAGSRKLQDLAGLGKKMPLTTVSLAIATISLVGLPPTNVFFSKLVLYYAYMEKSVALVVVLVLSSVFALVSYMKMLYWLWIKKAENSTDAKEPKSMVAVLLLLAVLCLAIGILSPLILEDVIDPTAVQALDVEGYIQAAINVLGGK